CCGCAAACTCGCCCTCGCCGCCGAACTCGGCGCCGCCGAGACCGTCGACTACCTGCGGCCCGACTGGACGGCCGCCACCGCCCCCGTCGACCTCGTCCTCGACGGCGTCGGCGGCACCCTCGGCCGGGCCGCCGCCGACCTGCTCCGCGACGGTGGGAAGCTGCTCAGCTACGGCCTGGCCAGCGGCAGTTGGACCGCCCTCCCGGACGCGGAGGTCGCCGCCCGCGCCCTCACCGTGCTCACCCTGCGGCCCACCCCCGCGGGCATCCGCGCCGCCACCGCCCACGTCCTCGCCGAAGCCGCCGCGCACCGGCTGCGCCCCGTCATCGGCCGCCGCTTCCCGCTGGAACGCGCCGCCGACGCGCACCGCGCCATCGAGTCCCGCGACACCCTCGGCAAGACCCTGCTGGACGTCGCGCCCGGGGCCTCCTGACCCGCCGCCCCGAAACCGGGTCGTGCCCGACGCGCCCGCGCCGCTAGCATCCCGGCATGTCAGACCAGCCGACGTACCCTCCCCGGCCCCGGCCCGGCGACCGGATCGCGATCGTCTCCCCCGGCTTCGCCGGTCCGGGCGCCTTCCCGCTGCCGCACGAACTCGGACTGCGCCGCCTGCGCGAGGAGTTCGGCCTGGAACCGGTCGAGTACCCCACCACCCGCAGGCTCGGCGCCACCCCCGCCGAGCGCGCCGCCGACCTGCACGCCGCGTTCGCCGACCCGACGATCGCGGCCGTGATGGCCACCCTCGGCGGCGACGACCAGATCACCCTGGTCCCGCACCTCGACGCCGCGCTCCTGCGCGCCCACCCCAAGCCCTTCTTCGGCTACAGCGACAACACCAACCTGCTCGACTTCCTCCACCGCCAGGGCATCGTCGCCTACCACGGCGCCTCCGTCATGACCCAGCTCGGCCGCCCGCACGCCGTCCACCCGCTCACCGCGGCCTCGCTGCGCGCCGCCCTGTTCGAGGGCGGCGCGTACGAACTCACCGCCGCCACCGACACCAGCACCGTGCAGGGCCGCTGGGAGGACCCGGCCACCTTCGACCGCGCCCCCGCCGGCGAACCCGCCACCGGCTGGCGCTGGCACCGCCCCGACCGGGTCGTCGAGGGCACCAGTTGGGGCGGCAACCTGGAGATCCTGCACTGGATGGCCGCCGCGGACCGGCTGCGCCCCGCCGCCGAGTACGCCGGCCGCGTGCTCTTCCTGGAGACCTCCGAGGAACTGCCCAGCGCCACCGAGGTGTTC
This is a stretch of genomic DNA from Kitasatospora fiedleri. It encodes these proteins:
- a CDS encoding S66 family peptidase, with translation MSDQPTYPPRPRPGDRIAIVSPGFAGPGAFPLPHELGLRRLREEFGLEPVEYPTTRRLGATPAERAADLHAAFADPTIAAVMATLGGDDQITLVPHLDAALLRAHPKPFFGYSDNTNLLDFLHRQGIVAYHGASVMTQLGRPHAVHPLTAASLRAALFEGGAYELTAATDTSTVQGRWEDPATFDRAPAGEPATGWRWHRPDRVVEGTSWGGNLEILHWMAAADRLRPAAEYAGRVLFLETSEELPSATEVFRMLRNLGERGLLRQFPALLVGRAMAWSFDHPHDAEARARYRADQHAAVLRALDAYAPGTMAVLDVDLGHTEPQLVIPYGGLIRVDGPARRITVTY